In Hydrogenovibrio marinus, a single genomic region encodes these proteins:
- the mraZ gene encoding division/cell wall cluster transcriptional repressor MraZ, protein MLFFRGINSINMDTKGRLAIPKKYRESIEEASESQLVATIDLNSPCLLIYTMDEWEVIERKLMSLPNMDPQARLVQRLLLGHASEMEMDSQGRILLPSMLREHAKLDKNVILLGQGNKFELWSQEAWDASRPDMLDTASTGQVSDALSTLSL, encoded by the coding sequence ATGTTGTTTTTCAGAGGCATAAATTCAATCAACATGGATACGAAGGGGCGGCTAGCCATTCCCAAGAAGTATCGTGAGTCGATTGAAGAAGCGAGCGAAAGTCAGTTGGTGGCAACCATTGATTTGAACAGTCCGTGCCTGCTGATCTACACCATGGATGAGTGGGAAGTGATTGAGCGTAAATTGATGTCGCTTCCAAATATGGATCCACAAGCAAGATTGGTTCAGCGCCTATTGCTTGGGCATGCCTCTGAGATGGAGATGGATTCCCAAGGCCGTATTTTGCTTCCAAGCATGTTAAGAGAGCATGCGAAGTTGGACAAGAACGTGATCTTGCTTGGACAAGGAAATAAATTTGAACTCTGGTCACAAGAAGCATGGGATGCATCGAGACCAGATATGTTGGATACCGCTTCGACGGGTCAAGTATCCGATGCGCTTTCAACGTTGAGCTTGTAA